The following DNA comes from Quercus robur chromosome 1, dhQueRobu3.1, whole genome shotgun sequence.
TACATTGCAGTGCAGAGAGAGATCCACTGCAAATCACCAACATGAGGTTCATATAAGTTTTAAACCTTCTTGGGTAACGAGTTCATCCTTGAGCATCTCTACTACTGTAGTACATAATCACTGGATCCAGgatccaaacaaaaaattgattaggTTACAGCAAATTTATAGGAGACTTAATAAATTAAACTTCCTATAACCTCTACAGAAGAAAACTAGAATGTGACTTCTTAAAGAGAATATATAAGAAGGCTTACAATCCTGAGCAGGACTTGCCGCTCAAGAGATGATAATTCAAGTATGAAGATAATTAGCAGCCATCATCAACTCCAGAGTCAACTCAGGTTCAATTGGAAACTCGGTCTCCTTTCCACTGAAAAAGAGAAACATTTCCATAAATAAAGATAGGGGGAAGGGGCTCTTGACCAAGGTTCCAGAACAAATTCCAACATCAGATCCAAATCAAGCTTTTACGAATATGTAGAACAGATGTTTATAAACCATGGTGCAGTTAAATTCGTTGTAATATAGATTGACTCCCAAGAAAGTATCATAGtaaaaattatgacaaaatACAACATGACATTGAGTGGAGAGATGCTTAACTTAGCccattaaatatttaaatttagtttAAAACATTGAAGCTAGAGAGAtacttaattttataataaggTATTCTAAATGAAACCCGTACAAAGATTATGAATAAAAACAAGGGAAAAGTACAGATAATGCCTACTTTTTGTTGAAATAACCATCCAAGTCCTGACATATTTTAAAAGGATTATTAAGtcctatttttaattttcttttgaagcaAGTCCATCCACCTATGGTTAAATCACTTAAAACACAGTTCCcttctttttatataaaactcgtattttctttataaaatttaatgtgtttgttataacaaaatattttgatctcaattactaaaataaattgaaaactaaaaaataaccaattaGCTAAATTAAATCTGTGATGGGGTCATAACTCATAATACAACCCATAAAAATACTTTGTAATATTGAGAAAACAGAACCACACATATAATAGCATCAATCAGAGTAtctcaacacacacacactcacaaaGAATTACCAATAGTCAAACAAAACTTAGTAGTTAGTACCAATACTCCAGCATAAATAATGGATACATCAAGGAATAGGGCTGACAATGAACACAGAATGGGTAGGATTTCAGATACATGTCATCCTAATCTTCGATTataaaaatgccatgtcagcatttttCAATCAAATAATATCGATATCCATTCTTGAGTTAAGCAATTCCCATCTCATAACAAGCAGCTTAACTCAAGCATTCACATTCCATAATCCCTATCAGAGTCAGACAAATAAATATCACTACAGGTAACCAAccactttttcaaaagaatacGGACTTCCATAAACCGTACTTCTCAATAACCCACTTAACGACATCAAAACAATCAACTTTTAAATCAACATAATAGAAACCCCTTCATTCAGTCTCTTTCAGACCAAGAAACTTTCTCCCTTCTTCACACAGTGAAGCAGATCTCAGTACTACTGATAACTATTCAAATAGTTATTTTCAAggatttacttatcaaaaaaaaaaaaaaaaagttattttcaaGGATCAAAATTATCTAAAACAAAGAGCCTAAAGAGGGAACTTCTAGGTCAAATAGTTAAGCAAATAGCAAAAGGCAAAACAAAGCAAAGTCTTCCAACCTAAGATAAGCAACATCAAAATGCTGGAAACAAGAAACCCAAATAATTTGAGCACAGGTAGGGGATGTCAGGTGATCATTCTTCAGGCTCTTCCCTCATAACTGAAACACAGAGGATAATGACACAGATTTACCTCAACAACTTGCATCAGTATTGAAGAACACAACAAAGGACACAATACTACTGAAGACAGCAATGTATGCTTGCCTTGCTATATAGGTAAATAATTTCAACTTGAAAATGTATAAGTGATCAAAGCtctttcaaccttttttttttcatatgaaacAAGCATCAAGAACAGAGCTCCGTACTCCTTCATATGATATCAAACCTATTCAAATTTGAGAGATTAAGTCAACATTGGCAACCCTTCCTATCAGATTGATGTAAGCCTTCCAGTCATTGAACTGGAATGAAGAAGGTTAGATCATAGGTTGAAGACCCTCGGCTCTAGTGCATGTGAAAGTTAAcagtaaacaaattaaattaagttttcccataCAAAGTGTCATTTGAGTCATTTGACAAAGGACTAATGACATACAGACCTAACTTTCCAATAATGTGTTTATACCAAAAGGACACCTGAGGCTCAATATTGTAGAAATCCCATCCTAAACTATGTaactaaggcttggttgttgttgtagaCATCCCATACATAGCAATTATTCAACCCCAGCTATAGAAACATTCGCAATCAACACTGTAATTCGACATTAGCTGGCAAGATCCACTCCACCATTGATTTTGACACATTAATGCACCCACCATCCAACTAGCCAACTAATTTGCTTTGTTAATTATAACACTATTTTTGGACAGTGGGTGGACAATGCAAATTTATGGGTATTGATTGcaaaaaaagattataatttagaataaaattgtaaataaccCCATAATTTCTAAAAGTAGAGAAATCCATgaataaatgaaaaacaaagcaaatcAGAACCTGGCAAATTGAAGATGCCAATAGAAATACTTGCAGATCTTCTCTAATATGGTTGTGCTGATCTCAGGGAAAGTCACTTCTCCGTGCTGTGTCTCGGCAAAGCTCCCTATCACAGCGTCAGACACAGATCATAAATATTTGTAGGGGATTTTGTGGGACGAAAAGtatcaatttttgtttcttaaaaagaaTTATAGACTCTATAGTGCAATAGAGAAAGGAACGGGAATGAAACCCTAATTGtaatcgagagagagagagagagagagagaagacctGGAGAGGTGAGCATGTTGTAGATGGTCTGGGAAACCATGGCGGCATCCTTGTCGATGACGAATTCGAAGCCCTCGGCGCTGATCAGCTTAACCATGTcctccttcttcatcttttgcaGTTTCGCTTTTGCTTATGCCAACCcccccaaaaaattttcagCCAATCTCTCTATTGTGTGGACTGCACTTGCGTGCGTGGGCGCCCGTGAGTTTTAAGTAATACCAACCGGCACCAAAAAGGAATCATAATGATTCTGTTAACTTACGGAGGAAGgggttaataaaataaagttttaccattaattttatgataaatataaaaagttgacaaaaaaattaattattttattatttttttaaaattatttctaaaaataagttCTAAATTAATGCCTTTGAGATATTCCTTAATATTTCACttttatgataaataaataagtaaataaaatctttttttattactttttataaaagttgtattaaaactttttaaaaatagttcaaaaaaaaaaaaaaaaaagtgctttaAGGGCATGGTTCTAAAAGAGTCTAGTTCTCAAATTTTAGCAATTGAACCATTGATTTTTATCGGTTTTGaccatttttagtttttacgaGATCAATTTAGTGTCTAGTTCCTAGTGAACAAGCCCgtccaattttgatttttaaaatcatgtttaAGGACACTCGTtaaccaaacccataaaataaaataatcaaaactcaatttttttttaatacaagataaaaattatactctaatctaatctaagtgtatatctGTGAATTTCCTTCCTGAAGATTTAAACCCCAACCCTTGCTCCCCACCCTCACAGGCACTTTTACTTGTAGAGTAACCATCACGCCAAGAGTACGCGGTggtgaaactcaattttttcttaAGATATGGAAAATTGGAAACTTGGATTCATAAAAGgctattaataaaaatatatatgttttatagTATATTAGCAGTATTAATTAATCTATAATACCATTCAAAAAAGaattagtttatatttttttttttttgataaagtagattaaaatattttaagtgcTCAATTTAAGTACCTAAAAGTTATAATTCTAAAactaagtcttttttttttcattaagttattttttgttaaaagtatttttgtttttatggcTAATAGAAACATggcattagatttttttttttttttttttttttgtttataaaggGAATTGAGCCCTCAAGTGCTAACTCCTAAGCCCCGAAATTGCAAAATGGTGTGGGGTTAGTTTATTTTCCCAATCTAGCTTGCAATTGAGTCCTCAAGTCCTAAgtttattttcccctttaggtAGCAATGAATTCATCCCAATAAAGCTTGATCTCAGTACTTGTTGTAGTTTG
Coding sequences within:
- the LOC126728575 gene encoding uncharacterized protein LOC126728575; its protein translation is MKKEDMVKLISAEGFEFVIDKDAAMVSQTIYNMLTSPGSFAETQHGEVTFPEISTTILEKICKYFYWHLQFASGKETEFPIEPELTLELMMAANYLHT